Proteins from one Coffea arabica cultivar ET-39 chromosome 8c, Coffea Arabica ET-39 HiFi, whole genome shotgun sequence genomic window:
- the LOC113705610 gene encoding CSC1-like protein At1g32090 codes for MATLGDIAVSAAFNIVGAFAFLLAFALLRLQPINDRVYFPKWYISGKRSSPMHAGGSFVGKFVNLNFKTYFTFLNWMPQALKMSEAEIIDHAGLDSAVFLRIYLLGLKIFVPMAAVALVVLIPVNVSDGTLYSLNKDLVISNIDKLSISNVRSKSIKFFFHISMQYLFTFWTCYLLYKEYSRVASMRLRFLASQGRRAEQFTVLVRNIPHVSGRSTSDSVESFFRKNHPEHYLCHQAVYNANKFARLVQKRDRLQNWLDYNQLKFERNPEKRPRRKNCFLGLWGEKNDSIDFYKHQIKELDKKLTMERQKVLKDPKAIMPAAFVSFNSRWGAAVCAQTQQSKNPTLWLTKWAPEPRDIYWKNLAIPFVSLTIRRFIISVAVFALIFFYMIPIAFVQSLANLEGLEKVAPFLTPVTELKFIKSFLQGFLPGLALKIFLFALPRALMIMSKVEGYVAKSTLERKAAAKYYYFMLVNVFLGSIIAGTAFQQLRAFLHESATQIPRTIGVSIPMKATFFITYIMVDGWAGIASEILRLKPLVKFHLKNMLIVKTERDRVKAMDPGSVDFPETLPSLQLYFLLGLVYAVVTPILLPFILVFFAFAYFVYRHQVINVYNQEYESAGAFWPHVHRCIIWSLLISQLLLMGLLSTKEALSSTPLIIVLPILTLAFHNYCKNRFEPAFRKYPLEEAMDKDLEDRPSESDVKLKSFLADAYLHPIFRSFEEVESVELRVDKRRAHSPSPSRSSSSSSDDDSHHLEDEPSEEEDEPSQEEAVLPLHYEYEPPSDAYHYVAEVLSNVYEYGTEPYHN; via the exons ATGGCAACTTTAGGGGATATTGCAGTGTCTGCAGCATTTAACATCGTTGGTGCTTTTGCATTCTTGTTGGCTTTTGCTTTGTTGAGACTTCAGCCAATCAATGACAGAGTTTACTTTCCCAAATGGTACATTTCTGGGAAGAGAAGCAGTCCAATGCATGCTGGTGGGAGTTTTGTTGGGAAATTTGTGAATCTCAATTTCAAAACTTACTTCACTTTCCTTAACTGGATGCCTCAAGCTCTGAAGATGAGTGAGGCTGAGATTATTGACCATGCTGGTCTTGATTCTGCTGTTTTCTTGAGGATTTATCTTCTGGG GTTAAAGATTTTTGTTCCAATGGCTGCTGTAGCACTCGTGGTTCTCATTCCAGTGAATGTATCGGATGGGACATTATATTCCCTCAACAAAGATTTGGTCATTAGCAACATTGATAAGCTTTCAATATCAAATGTTCGTTCCAAATCGATTAA GTTTTTTTTCCACATATCAATGCAATACCTGTTCACATTTTGGACGTGTTACTTGCTGTACAAGGAATATAGCCGGGTAGCATCAATGAGGTTAAGATTTTTGGCTTCACAAGGTAGAAGGGCTGAGCAATTCACA GTTCTTGTTAGGAATATACCACATGTTTCTGGTCGCTCCACATCAGATAGCGTCGAGAGCTTCTTCAGGAAAAACCACCCAGAACATTATCTGTGTCATCAG GCTGTCTATAATGCTAACAAGTTTGCAAGACTTGTCCAAAAGAGAGATAGACTTCAAAACTGGTTGGACTATAACCAGCTGAAGTTTGAAAGAAACCCAGAAAAGAGACCGAGAAGAAAG AATTGTTTCCTTGGACTTTGGGGAGAAAAAAATGACTCCATTGACTTCTATAAGCATCAAATAAAGGAGCTTGATAAAAAA TTGACAATGGAGCGTCAGAAAGTTCTCAAGGATCCAAAAGCTATCATGCCTGCTGCCTTTGTATCATTCAATTCGAGATGGGGTGCAGCTGTTTGTGCACAGACACAACAAAGCAAGAACCCAACACTGTGGTTAACAAAATGGGCTCCTGAACCCCGGGATATATACTGGAAAAATCTTGCAATCCCCTTTGTTTCTCTAACTATTCGTAGATTCATAATATCAGTAGCAGTCTTTGCTTTGATCTTCTTTTACATGATACCAATAGCATTTGTGCAATCCTTGGCGAACTTGGAGGGTTTGGAGAAGGTCGCTCCATTCCTTACGCCGGTGACCGAACT GAAATTTATCAAGTCTTTCCTTCAGGGTTTCCTTCCTGGTCTGGCACTTAAAATCTTCTTGTTTGCTCTTCCAAGAGCATTGATGATAATGTCAAAAGTTGAGGGATATGTAGCCAAATCAACATTAGAAAGGAAAGCAGCAGCCAAGTATTATTACTTTATGTTGGTTAATGTGTTCTTGGGAAGCATAATTGCAGGAACAGCTTTTCAGCAACTTCGTGCATTCCTTCACGAATCAGCTACACA GATTCCAAGAACCATTGGTGTGTCAATACCGATGAAGGCTACCTTTTTCATCACCTACATAATGGTTGATGGTTGGGCTGGCATTGCTAGTGAGATTTTAAGGTTGAAGCCTTTAGTCAAATTTCACCTTAAGAACATGCTCATTGTCAAAACTGAAAGAGACAGAGTGAAGGCGATGGACCCTGGGAGTGTAGATTTTCCTGAGACACTTCCAAGTCTTCAACTATACTTCTTGCTCGGACTGGTGTATGCTGTGGTCACTCCAATACTTCTTCCTTTTATATTGGTATTCTTTGCCTTTGCGTACTTCGTCTATCGTCATCAG GTAATCAATGTGTACAACCAAGAATATGAGAGTGCTGGTGCCTTTTGGCCACATGTTCATAGGTGTATCATTTGGAGCTTATTGATTTCTCAACTTCTTTTGATGGGTCTACTGAGCACCAAAGAGGCTTTAAGCTCTACTCCTTTGATCATTGTGTTACCTATATTGACATTAGCCTTCCACAATTACTGTAAGAATCGGTTTGAACCTGCATTCAGAAAGTATCCACTGGAG GAAGCGATGGATAAGGATTTAGAAGATCGCCCCTCTGAATCTGACGTCAAGTTAAAGTCTTTCTTGGCGGATGCTTACTTGCATCCTATATTCCGCTCTTTTGAAGAAGTTGAATCAGTGGAGCTTAGAGTTGACAAACGCCGCGCTCATAGTCCGAGTCCATCAAGAAGCAGTTCTTCCTCTTCAGACGACGACAGCCATCATCTTGAAGATGAGCCATCTGAAGAGGAAGATGAGCCATCTCAAGAGGAAGCAGTTCTTCCTCTTCACTATGAATATGAACCGCCTAGTGATGCGTATCACTACGTAGCTGAGGTATTGAGTAATGTTTACGAGTATGGAACTGAGCCGTACCATAATTAA